A single Altererythrobacter sp. BO-6 DNA region contains:
- the hrcA gene encoding heat-inducible transcriptional repressor HrcA produces MTSPPISELTDRAREIFRLVVEGYLESGQPVGSKTLAADSGVNLSPASIRSVLADLETAGLLAAPHTSAGRMPTESGLRLFVDGMMRVAEPTPEERAAIEGRLKGNGPIEQALEQTSAILSDLSGAAGMVMVPTREARLAQFSLVNLGHGRALAVLVSEDGAVENRVVELGAGVSPSALEQASNYITARLAGRTLAEASRAISREIAAGQSQLDVASRELVERGLAVWSRDAAQRPVLIVRGQANLLDDAALSDIERVRSLIEDLESKQSVAELLETAREAEATRIFIGSENRLFALSGSSVIASPYRDREGRVVGVLGVIGPTRLNYARVIPMVDLTARSLGKLIG; encoded by the coding sequence ATGACTTCGCCGCCCATTTCCGAGCTGACTGACCGCGCGCGCGAAATCTTTCGCCTGGTGGTGGAGGGCTATCTGGAAAGCGGGCAGCCGGTTGGCTCCAAGACCCTGGCGGCAGATAGCGGGGTAAATCTGTCACCCGCTTCGATCCGTTCGGTGCTGGCCGATCTGGAGACGGCGGGGCTGCTGGCGGCGCCGCATACCAGCGCCGGACGGATGCCGACCGAAAGCGGGCTTCGCCTGTTTGTCGACGGGATGATGCGCGTGGCCGAGCCGACGCCGGAAGAACGCGCAGCGATAGAGGGCCGATTGAAGGGCAATGGCCCGATCGAGCAGGCTCTGGAACAGACCAGTGCCATCCTGTCCGACCTGTCCGGCGCAGCGGGCATGGTGATGGTGCCGACGCGGGAGGCGCGGCTCGCCCAGTTCAGCCTGGTCAACCTGGGGCATGGCCGCGCGCTGGCTGTGCTGGTGAGCGAAGACGGCGCAGTCGAAAACCGCGTGGTCGAGCTGGGGGCCGGGGTGTCGCCTTCTGCGCTCGAACAGGCCAGTAATTACATCACCGCACGGCTTGCCGGACGCACGCTGGCCGAAGCATCGCGAGCGATCTCACGCGAGATTGCAGCGGGCCAATCGCAGCTCGATGTTGCAAGCCGCGAACTGGTCGAACGGGGCCTGGCTGTCTGGAGCCGCGACGCTGCTCAGCGCCCGGTCCTGATCGTGCGCGGGCAGGCGAACCTGCTCGACGATGCCGCGCTCAGCGATATAGAGCGGGTGCGCAGCCTGATCGAAGACCTGGAAAGCAAGCAGTCCGTGGCCGAGCTGCTGGAGACCGCGCGCGAGGCCGAAGCGACACGGATATTCATCGGCAGCGAGAACCGGTTGTTCGCGCTTTCGGGCTCTTCCGTGATCGCTTCGCCCTATCGCGATCGCGAGGGCAGGGTCGTTGGTGTTCTCGGCGTTATCGGTCCAACGCGGTTGAATTACGCGCGCGTGATCCCCATGGTGGACCTGACCGCCCGTTCACTGGGCAAGCTTATCGGATAG
- the rph gene encoding ribonuclease PH, which yields MRPSGRAPDQMRAISIETGFTKHAEGSCLIGFGDTKVLCTASVERNVPPWMRGKGEGWVTGEYSMLPRATHTRGSREAAKGKQSGRTQEIQRLIGRSLRAVVDLRKLGERQITLDCDVIQADGGTRTASISGAWIALRLAVNGLIAAGDIKEDPIIGQVAAISCGIYKGTPVLDLDYDEDSAADADANFVLITGGQIAEVQATAEGATYDEEGLLRLLRLARIGCDRIFTEQLGAVK from the coding sequence ATGCGACCTTCCGGCCGCGCGCCCGACCAGATGCGCGCCATCAGCATCGAAACCGGCTTCACCAAGCATGCCGAGGGCAGCTGCCTGATCGGCTTTGGTGATACCAAGGTGCTGTGCACCGCCAGCGTCGAACGCAACGTCCCGCCGTGGATGCGCGGCAAGGGCGAAGGCTGGGTCACAGGCGAATATTCGATGTTGCCGCGCGCTACCCACACTCGCGGCAGCCGCGAAGCTGCCAAGGGCAAGCAATCCGGCCGCACGCAGGAAATCCAGCGGCTTATCGGGCGCTCCCTGCGCGCAGTGGTGGACCTTAGGAAGCTCGGCGAACGCCAGATCACGCTCGATTGCGATGTAATCCAGGCCGATGGCGGCACCCGCACCGCCTCGATTTCCGGCGCGTGGATTGCACTCCGTCTCGCCGTCAATGGCCTGATCGCGGCAGGCGACATCAAGGAAGACCCGATCATCGGCCAGGTCGCAGCGATCAGCTGCGGGATCTACAAGGGCACTCCTGTGCTGGACCTCGATTATGACGAGGATTCAGCCGCCGATGCCGATGCCAACTTCGTGCTCATCACTGGCGGGCAGATTGCCGAAGTGCAGGCCACGGCCGAAGGCGCGACCTATGACGAGGAAGGCCTGTTGCGCTTGCTGCGCCTGGCACGGATCGGTTGCGACCGGATCTTCACCGAACAGCTGGGCGCGGTGAAGTGA
- the rdgB gene encoding RdgB/HAM1 family non-canonical purine NTP pyrophosphatase: MTRKLGGGSLVIATHNSGKLKEISALLEPYGVKCISAGSLGLPEPPETGTTLVQNALIKARAAAEASGLTALADDSGLSVDALGGRPGVYTADWAERQWFEGDPGRDWYMAMGKVEGMLQQLGPDVDRRAAFHCVLAIAWPDGEHAVYEGQCAGTLTWPPRGTLGFGYDPVFVPTGGSQTFAEIDPDEKHRISHRADAFAKLVADQFGA; this comes from the coding sequence GTGACCCGCAAGCTGGGCGGCGGATCGCTGGTGATCGCCACGCATAATTCGGGCAAGCTCAAGGAAATTTCCGCGCTGCTCGAGCCTTATGGCGTGAAATGCATCAGTGCCGGCTCGCTCGGCCTGCCCGAACCGCCCGAGACCGGCACAACTTTAGTCCAGAACGCGCTGATCAAGGCGCGCGCGGCGGCGGAGGCTTCGGGCCTCACCGCGCTGGCCGATGACAGCGGGCTCTCGGTTGATGCTTTGGGCGGCAGGCCGGGGGTCTACACCGCCGACTGGGCAGAGCGGCAGTGGTTCGAGGGCGATCCGGGCCGTGACTGGTACATGGCGATGGGCAAGGTCGAGGGGATGCTGCAGCAGCTTGGCCCTGACGTTGATCGCCGCGCCGCGTTCCATTGCGTCCTCGCTATTGCCTGGCCCGATGGAGAGCACGCCGTTTACGAGGGGCAATGCGCCGGGACGCTGACCTGGCCACCACGCGGCACGCTGGGTTTCGGCTATGACCCGGTGTTCGTGCCGACCGGCGGCAGCCAGACTTTTGCTGAAATCGATCCGGACGAAAAGCACCGCATTAGCCACCGCGCCGATGCCTTTGCCAAGCTGGTGGCGGACCAGTTCGGGGCCTGA
- a CDS encoding CAP domain-containing protein yields MARRSLGASLIALTLVLAGCGGGDSPASSSGNLTAGLPSPTPSPSPTPVPTPSPTPTPTPPPTGGTTTGQDQMLQVMLAEHNRERRTLGIPDLVLDPDLNRQALAYAQEMAVSAVFAHSPSTSRPGQGENLWAGTASRFSHQSMVGAWIGEKQYYLHDRFPYVSSTGNWQDVGHYTQIIWRSTTRLGCGLATGGNWDYLVCRYAPPGNVSGQYAY; encoded by the coding sequence ATGGCGCGGCGCTCATTGGGCGCGTCCCTCATTGCGCTGACTTTGGTGCTGGCCGGTTGCGGTGGAGGCGATAGCCCGGCGAGCTCTTCCGGCAACCTCACGGCAGGCCTGCCGTCACCAACGCCATCGCCAAGCCCCACGCCGGTACCGACGCCAAGTCCCACGCCCACGCCGACGCCGCCCCCTACTGGCGGGACAACCACTGGGCAGGACCAGATGCTGCAAGTCATGCTGGCAGAGCATAACCGGGAGCGGCGCACGCTGGGAATTCCCGACCTGGTGCTCGATCCCGATCTCAACCGGCAGGCGTTAGCCTATGCGCAGGAAATGGCCGTAAGCGCGGTGTTCGCGCACAGCCCGTCCACGTCACGACCGGGGCAGGGCGAAAACCTGTGGGCCGGGACCGCGAGCCGGTTTTCCCACCAGTCCATGGTCGGCGCATGGATTGGCGAGAAGCAATATTACCTCCATGACCGGTTTCCATATGTCAGCAGCACCGGCAACTGGCAGGATGTGGGCCATTACACCCAGATCATCTGGCGCAGTACGACGCGGCTCGGCTGCGGGCTGGCGACTGGCGGAAACTGGGATTACCTGGTGTGCCGCTATGCCCCGCCGGGCAATGTCTCTGGCCAATACGCCTATTAG
- a CDS encoding CAP domain-containing protein produces MTLGRTLVMAAMAVAASTVANGGEAEEGAPSNRFAAELLQAHNIERSEFGAEPLRWSPRLASEAQQWARTLASEGRMRHASNDERGGAGENLWMGSAGAYSASFMVAAFAGEKRHFRAGTFPHVSHTGNWRDVGHYTQVVWPGTREVGCAVARNDSDDFLVCRYWPAGNTYGQEIR; encoded by the coding sequence ATGACATTGGGTCGCACCCTGGTGATGGCAGCAATGGCTGTCGCGGCATCAACGGTTGCCAACGGCGGCGAAGCGGAGGAGGGCGCACCTTCGAACCGCTTCGCTGCCGAACTTCTTCAGGCGCATAATATTGAGCGGAGCGAATTCGGCGCGGAGCCGCTGCGCTGGAGCCCGAGACTCGCCAGCGAAGCACAGCAATGGGCACGTACCCTGGCGAGCGAAGGGCGCATGCGCCACGCCTCGAACGACGAGCGCGGCGGCGCGGGTGAGAACCTGTGGATGGGCAGCGCCGGGGCCTATTCCGCCAGCTTCATGGTCGCTGCCTTTGCCGGGGAAAAGCGCCACTTCCGCGCCGGAACCTTCCCGCATGTCTCGCACACCGGCAACTGGCGCGATGTTGGGCATTACACCCAGGTCGTGTGGCCGGGCACGCGCGAAGTCGGCTGCGCGGTCGCACGCAACGACAGCGACGATTTCCTCGTCTGCCGCTATTGGCCGGCGGGCAATACCTATGGGCAGGAAATCCGCTGA
- the hemW gene encoding radical SAM family heme chaperone HemW produces MARALYIHWPFCLKKCPYCDFNSHVRDRVDADAWQAALLADMQHEAAVAGGEHLHSIFFGGGTPSLMPPALVAALLQEAERLWGFDPDIEITLEANPSSVEAANFAELAKAGVNRVSLGIQSLEDDTLQFLGRLHGVDEALQAIATAQRHFARVSIDLIYARPGQTPEMWQEELARALALGTDHQSLYQLTIEPNTRFATDVRRGAFTPLDDDPAADLYALTQEMTAAAGLPAYEISNHARPGQESRHNLTYWRYQDYCGIGPGAHGRRIGAATERHKKPENYLAAVEAGGHGIKTERPLGAAEQASEALLVGLRLTEGVDLASLARRFGFRASELVNGPKVNLYKRKGLVWEDRGLIGVTAAGMPLLDALLGEIVGDGLVSA; encoded by the coding sequence GTGGCACGCGCACTCTACATCCATTGGCCCTTCTGCCTGAAGAAATGCCCCTATTGCGACTTCAACAGCCATGTCCGCGATCGCGTGGATGCGGATGCGTGGCAGGCGGCATTGCTGGCCGACATGCAGCATGAGGCGGCGGTTGCGGGTGGCGAGCACCTGCATTCGATCTTCTTCGGCGGCGGCACGCCCTCGCTGATGCCGCCGGCACTTGTGGCGGCACTGCTGCAGGAGGCGGAGCGGCTGTGGGGCTTCGATCCCGATATCGAGATCACGCTGGAGGCAAACCCATCCTCGGTCGAAGCGGCGAATTTCGCGGAGCTGGCCAAGGCGGGCGTGAACCGTGTTTCGCTGGGTATCCAGTCGCTTGAAGACGATACCTTGCAATTCCTCGGGCGCTTGCACGGGGTGGACGAAGCCCTGCAGGCGATCGCCACTGCACAGCGCCATTTCGCGAGGGTCAGCATCGACCTGATCTACGCCCGGCCCGGACAAACGCCTGAGATGTGGCAGGAAGAGTTGGCGCGAGCGCTTGCGCTCGGCACCGATCACCAGTCGCTCTACCAGCTGACGATCGAGCCCAACACGCGCTTTGCCACCGATGTCCGGCGTGGCGCCTTCACCCCGCTCGATGACGATCCGGCGGCGGACCTTTACGCGCTGACGCAGGAGATGACCGCCGCCGCTGGCCTCCCCGCCTACGAGATCAGCAACCATGCAAGGCCGGGGCAGGAAAGCCGCCACAACCTCACCTATTGGCGCTATCAGGACTATTGCGGGATCGGCCCTGGCGCGCACGGGCGGCGCATTGGCGCGGCCACTGAACGCCACAAGAAGCCTGAGAACTACCTCGCAGCGGTCGAAGCGGGAGGTCATGGCATCAAGACAGAACGACCGCTTGGCGCCGCCGAACAGGCCTCCGAAGCGCTGCTGGTGGGCTTGCGCCTGACCGAGGGTGTCGACCTTGCGTCGCTCGCCCGTCGCTTCGGCTTCCGCGCATCCGAACTGGTCAATGGACCCAAGGTCAACCTCTACAAGCGCAAGGGGCTGGTCTGGGAAGATCGCGGGCTGATCGGCGTGACCGCGGCCGGAATGCCGCTGCTCGATGCGCTGCTGGGAGAGATCGTCGGCGATGGACTGGTCAGCGCATGA
- a CDS encoding tyrosine recombinase XerC: MSAGDLLESWRNELTNARRRSPHTVRAYLGCADRLLKACDLSDWDAVARLEAHDLRRHLAERRAEGIANASAARELSALKAFIAFARAQAGDPDPAAPRLRGPRVKKGLPRPVTPDEASNLADLVGESAAEGWIGTRDRAVLLLLYGSGLRIAEALSLKGRDVPLGEVLQVTGKGGKQRLVPILPITRDAVAEYCAQCPWPLGPNEPLFRGAKGGPLSPGLIQKATAQARRALGLPETATPHALRHSFATHLLGAGADLRSLQELLGHASLGSTQIYTKVDAAAMLENYRDAHPRAKKR, encoded by the coding sequence ATGAGCGCAGGCGACCTCCTCGAAAGCTGGCGCAACGAGCTAACCAATGCGCGCCGCCGCAGCCCGCATACGGTGCGCGCCTATCTGGGCTGTGCCGACCGCTTGTTGAAAGCGTGCGATCTCAGCGATTGGGACGCGGTGGCAAGGCTCGAAGCGCATGATTTGCGCCGTCACCTGGCCGAACGCCGCGCCGAGGGCATCGCCAATGCCAGCGCCGCGCGCGAGCTCTCCGCGCTCAAGGCCTTCATCGCCTTTGCACGGGCGCAAGCGGGTGATCCCGATCCCGCCGCGCCGCGTTTGCGGGGACCAAGGGTCAAGAAAGGCCTGCCCCGCCCCGTCACTCCCGATGAAGCGAGTAATCTTGCCGATCTGGTCGGCGAAAGCGCCGCGGAAGGCTGGATCGGCACCCGCGACCGGGCGGTGCTGCTGCTGCTGTACGGCTCGGGGCTACGCATTGCCGAAGCGCTCTCGCTCAAGGGGCGCGATGTGCCTTTGGGCGAAGTGCTGCAGGTTACCGGCAAGGGCGGCAAGCAGCGGCTCGTACCGATCCTCCCGATCACGCGTGATGCTGTGGCCGAATATTGCGCGCAATGCCCCTGGCCGCTCGGCCCGAACGAGCCGCTGTTTCGCGGCGCCAAGGGCGGGCCCCTGAGCCCCGGCCTTATCCAGAAGGCGACCGCGCAGGCGCGCCGCGCGCTGGGCCTGCCCGAAACCGCCACGCCGCACGCGCTGCGGCACAGCTTTGCCACGCATCTGCTGGGAGCGGGAGCCGATCTCAGGAGCCTGCAGGAATTGCTCGGCCACGCTTCGCTGGGGTCGACGCAGATCTACACCAAGGTCGATGCGGCGGCGATGCTGGAAAACTACCGTGATGCGCATCCACGGGCGAAGAAGCGGTGA
- a CDS encoding PilZ domain-containing protein: MSARFEREDEQRLRPRTVTVYKPVLVETAEVAAFCLLRDISPSGMMARTYVEYAEGSAIKVTFGCDLSVEGKVVWSRDARVGIEFDKSIDVPLLLQQLSIGLPSGLKRRSPRLQIRTFAYLSLTGRRMPVELIDISQNGVKVNAPYLQPEDEVTIELSGMSMKRATVRWTHTGFAGLKFQVPLDFNQLAEWVIEQQIRKDNDTAPSPQQTKQRANRI; encoded by the coding sequence ATGAGCGCTAGGTTCGAAAGAGAAGACGAGCAGCGTCTTCGGCCGAGAACGGTAACTGTATACAAACCGGTTCTTGTCGAGACCGCTGAAGTTGCAGCTTTCTGTCTGCTAAGAGATATTTCACCCTCCGGAATGATGGCAAGGACATATGTGGAGTATGCAGAAGGCTCCGCGATCAAAGTTACATTTGGATGTGATCTTTCTGTCGAGGGCAAGGTCGTTTGGTCGCGGGATGCTCGCGTCGGTATCGAGTTCGACAAGTCAATCGATGTTCCACTCCTGCTTCAACAATTGTCGATTGGATTACCTTCTGGCCTAAAGAGAAGATCGCCGCGCCTTCAGATCCGGACATTTGCTTATCTGTCGCTGACAGGTCGTCGTATGCCTGTCGAACTTATTGATATCTCTCAAAATGGTGTGAAAGTGAATGCGCCATATCTTCAGCCTGAAGACGAGGTGACAATCGAACTTAGCGGGATGTCCATGAAGAGGGCCACAGTGCGTTGGACGCACACTGGCTTTGCTGGATTGAAATTCCAAGTTCCGCTCGACTTCAATCAGCTGGCTGAATGGGTGATCGAGCAGCAGATACGCAAAGATAACGATACTGCACCATCGCCGCAGCAAACCAAGCAACGGGCGAACCGGATATGA
- a CDS encoding LuxR C-terminal-related transcriptional regulator, with product MMVQRCLVVDPEPNRRALVCKQLWEVAVDVEQFKWIKEVEPESLENATLFVSDQGEAVASIVQLVVENLVSIPIIAYSEDPEIDRVVQTIKVGADSYLAWPFAIEQILTVFKKIECQVARSLGNKRLEAMAKQLIKQLTKREREILSGVIHGWSNQQIGAALGISARTVEIHRANVIKKLGARNSASAVKIALDAGFNDTPRLQSSSEDCSAGAA from the coding sequence ATGATGGTTCAACGTTGCCTGGTCGTTGATCCTGAGCCGAACCGGCGCGCGCTGGTTTGCAAACAACTTTGGGAAGTTGCTGTCGATGTTGAGCAGTTCAAGTGGATTAAGGAAGTCGAACCCGAAAGCCTCGAAAATGCAACATTGTTCGTTTCGGATCAGGGAGAAGCGGTCGCCTCGATTGTGCAGCTGGTGGTGGAAAATTTGGTAAGCATTCCCATCATTGCCTATTCGGAAGATCCTGAGATTGATCGAGTTGTGCAGACAATAAAGGTCGGTGCGGATAGTTATTTGGCCTGGCCATTCGCAATTGAACAGATTCTAACAGTTTTCAAAAAGATCGAGTGCCAAGTGGCTAGGTCATTAGGCAATAAGCGCTTGGAGGCCATGGCGAAACAACTGATCAAGCAGCTCACGAAACGTGAGAGGGAGATCTTGAGCGGCGTTATTCATGGATGGTCAAACCAACAAATCGGCGCAGCTCTCGGAATTAGCGCTCGAACAGTCGAGATTCATCGCGCGAACGTGATCAAAAAGCTTGGCGCTAGAAACTCTGCTTCGGCAGTAAAGATTGCTCTTGATGCAGGCTTCAATGACACGCCTAGATTGCAGAGCTCCTCCGAAGACTGTTCGGCCGGAGCTGCGTGA
- a CDS encoding PilZ domain-containing protein: MLPKVAQISSPAVSVDRRSAERRVITFGFDAYDAQSNSRIVILNLSRTGMLLQTSADLQVGEKFQIEIPEAGLVEAKIMRRNGDQFGAMFDSPITQAALSAVLLASPAGPPSLDQEQIESARRSYPSYDPVPEWLIWSVLAFTALVTVLFVYALSFLPIVG, encoded by the coding sequence ATGCTGCCTAAAGTTGCTCAAATTTCGTCACCTGCCGTTTCTGTCGACAGACGCAGCGCCGAACGGCGCGTTATCACGTTTGGCTTTGACGCCTATGACGCCCAAAGCAACTCGCGCATTGTCATACTGAACTTGTCTCGAACAGGCATGCTCTTGCAAACGTCGGCAGATCTCCAAGTCGGCGAGAAATTTCAGATCGAAATTCCGGAAGCAGGGCTGGTTGAAGCCAAGATCATGAGGCGCAACGGCGATCAGTTCGGCGCCATGTTCGATAGTCCAATCACTCAGGCAGCATTGAGTGCGGTGCTCCTGGCGTCCCCTGCGGGCCCGCCCAGCTTAGACCAAGAGCAGATTGAGTCAGCTCGGCGCAGCTATCCAAGCTACGACCCAGTCCCAGAATGGCTGATCTGGAGTGTCTTAGCCTTCACCGCTCTCGTGACTGTGCTTTTTGTTTACGCACTGTCATTCTTGCCAATCGTCGGCTGA
- a CDS encoding GNAT family N-acetyltransferase yields MNQAIFLRRLCRNDAGPYRELRLLALQLHPEAFGASFEEESSLSENAFAERLADGLVFGAWSAEQLVGCAGLAQREKTKLRHKAILWGMFVKHEMRRNGVGKRLLEEVLGHARTCCEEVLLTVVEGNTAAQAMYTGAGFQEYGREPGAIKLGSHYYHELLMRLPLKGL; encoded by the coding sequence GTGAACCAAGCTATCTTCCTGAGGCGTCTTTGCCGCAACGACGCCGGTCCGTACCGAGAGCTTCGGCTCCTCGCCCTCCAATTGCATCCTGAAGCATTCGGTGCCTCCTTCGAGGAGGAATCATCGCTCTCCGAAAATGCCTTCGCAGAGCGCCTAGCCGACGGATTGGTCTTCGGCGCATGGTCAGCAGAGCAATTGGTGGGTTGTGCGGGATTGGCGCAGCGAGAGAAGACCAAGCTGCGTCATAAGGCCATCTTGTGGGGAATGTTCGTCAAGCACGAAATGCGACGGAATGGCGTTGGCAAACGCTTGCTCGAAGAGGTTCTCGGTCATGCTCGAACTTGTTGTGAGGAGGTCTTGTTGACGGTTGTCGAAGGGAACACAGCTGCTCAGGCAATGTACACTGGCGCTGGCTTTCAAGAGTATGGCCGAGAGCCGGGCGCGATCAAGCTCGGGTCTCATTATTACCATGAACTTTTGATGCGCCTGCCACTTAAAGGACTTTGA
- a CDS encoding GIY-YIG nuclease family protein, whose product MRCRYPPGMPFYAYILLCNDGSYYVGHTDDLDFRLGQHQAGALGGYTAKRLPVKLVWSESFPTRDEAFAAERRIKGWSRAKKEALIAGDWELVSRLARNRQGA is encoded by the coding sequence ATGCGATGTCGGTATCCACCGGGAATGCCCTTTTACGCGTACATCTTGCTGTGCAATGACGGCAGTTATTATGTCGGTCACACTGACGATCTCGACTTTCGTTTAGGCCAGCATCAGGCGGGTGCGCTCGGTGGCTATACAGCCAAGCGACTGCCAGTGAAACTCGTCTGGTCGGAAAGCTTTCCGACGCGCGACGAAGCCTTCGCTGCCGAACGCAGGATAAAGGGCTGGAGCCGCGCGAAGAAAGAAGCCCTGATCGCTGGCGACTGGGAACTGGTCTCCAGGCTGGCGCGTAATCGCCAAGGTGCCTGA
- a CDS encoding PRC-barrel domain-containing protein translates to MQTTKQNLSEKKFDTNLLDKRREFDRSRPLERDETKFLISSNKVEGTDVFSADGEKIGSIDHLMIGKRSGRVEYAVMSFGGFLGIGESFTPLPWETLDYDADRSGYVVNIDKNILKDAPRFERNSQPAWDRDYGQHVYSYYGVMY, encoded by the coding sequence ATGCAGACCACCAAACAAAATCTATCCGAAAAGAAGTTCGATACGAACCTTCTCGACAAACGCAGAGAATTTGATCGCAGTCGCCCATTGGAGCGCGATGAGACAAAATTCTTGATTTCTTCGAACAAGGTTGAAGGAACTGATGTCTTTTCGGCCGACGGTGAGAAGATTGGCTCAATCGACCATTTGATGATTGGGAAACGTAGTGGCCGAGTTGAATATGCAGTGATGAGTTTCGGTGGCTTCTTGGGGATCGGTGAGAGTTTCACCCCACTTCCATGGGAAACGTTGGATTACGATGCCGACCGTTCTGGCTATGTCGTGAATATCGACAAGAACATTTTGAAGGATGCCCCCCGTTTCGAACGTAATAGCCAACCTGCTTGGGATCGCGATTACGGTCAGCACGTATATTCATATTATGGCGTAATGTACTAA
- a CDS encoding DUF2254 domain-containing protein, with protein MLARLHSFWFALKASYWFYPALFAALAFALALSLMGLDRAGSTEWLNRISWYFPAHPQGASNMLTVLAGSMIGVASTIFSITIAAVAYASGNYGPRLLTNFMEDKGNQLSLATFIGTFVYAITVLRAVRAEGETATASQAFVPQFALLASFGLMIVAVGVIIFFLHHIPASIRINTVLEGIGRGLLSKIAERFPDSNSVSTEMRSTPSGSSVTADATGYIRYIEFEELARVVRDSNLRIALAVRTGDFVYAGRILAQSDSDVLSDDIVDSIRGCFSLGGSRTPEQDLEFSIDELVEIALRALSPGINDPFTAINAIHWLGAATAELGQRELRQEICDDDGTSGRVIPVLDDFGHFVNRGFGAVRMALASSKIAALVALDSIRDAANQINDPGRIALLAREGGLLMNQAEVTLGGPDLQEVRMRHAAFQKSFAP; from the coding sequence ATGTTAGCCCGCCTTCACTCTTTCTGGTTCGCCCTAAAGGCAAGCTATTGGTTCTATCCGGCACTCTTCGCAGCCTTGGCGTTCGCCCTGGCTCTTTCTCTGATGGGGCTTGACCGGGCTGGATCAACCGAGTGGCTCAATCGCATCTCCTGGTATTTCCCCGCCCATCCACAGGGCGCAAGCAACATGCTTACTGTTCTGGCCGGATCGATGATCGGCGTCGCCTCAACGATTTTCTCAATTACCATTGCTGCCGTGGCCTATGCCAGTGGCAACTATGGCCCGCGTCTTTTGACTAATTTCATGGAGGACAAGGGCAATCAGCTAAGCCTTGCGACCTTCATCGGAACCTTTGTCTATGCCATCACAGTCTTGCGCGCGGTACGCGCCGAAGGTGAAACTGCAACCGCGTCGCAGGCCTTTGTCCCACAATTCGCCCTGCTGGCAAGTTTCGGGCTGATGATCGTTGCTGTCGGGGTAATCATCTTCTTCCTGCACCACATACCAGCCAGCATCCGCATCAATACGGTTCTCGAGGGGATCGGTCGGGGTTTGTTGAGCAAGATCGCTGAACGTTTTCCCGACAGCAATTCTGTTTCAACCGAAATGCGAAGCACACCAAGCGGCTCGTCGGTTACAGCTGATGCGACAGGCTATATCCGCTATATCGAGTTTGAAGAGCTGGCGCGTGTCGTTCGGGATTCAAATCTCCGGATAGCGCTTGCGGTCCGCACCGGGGATTTTGTTTATGCGGGTCGCATTCTGGCCCAAAGCGATAGCGACGTGTTATCGGACGACATCGTCGATTCAATCCGCGGCTGCTTTTCGTTGGGCGGTTCGCGGACACCCGAACAAGACCTGGAGTTCTCGATTGACGAGCTAGTGGAAATAGCCCTGCGAGCTCTGTCACCTGGTATCAACGATCCCTTCACCGCCATTAACGCAATCCATTGGCTTGGCGCTGCAACGGCCGAGCTCGGCCAACGCGAACTTCGGCAAGAGATCTGCGATGATGATGGCACGTCGGGGCGGGTCATACCCGTGCTCGATGACTTCGGCCATTTTGTAAATCGCGGTTTTGGGGCAGTACGGATGGCGCTAGCCAGTAGCAAGATTGCGGCACTCGTCGCCTTGGACAGCATCCGGGATGCGGCAAATCAGATAAATGATCCAGGTCGGATCGCATTACTCGCGCGCGAGGGAGGTCTGCTTATGAACCAGGCCGAAGTGACGCTCGGCGGCCCGGACCTGCAAGAAGTCAGGATGCGCCATGCCGCTTTTCAAAAGAGCTTTGCACCTTAG